Proteins found in one Cricetulus griseus strain 17A/GY chromosome X, alternate assembly CriGri-PICRH-1.0, whole genome shotgun sequence genomic segment:
- the LOC100755607 gene encoding spindlin-2 isoform X2, with protein MTSEEPRDMEPGPSTLDSRTQVTEQQPSRPRGGQEDHNTNRAADAINANAAQGRPINRSSSPAQNNIVGRRISHEWKEDNGRITHWKGTVLDQISIKPSLYLVKYDGVDCVYGLELHRDKRVISLKLLSDKVDTSQVPDPILADTIIGKAVEHMFEGEHGCKDEWRGMVLAQAPILKSWFYITYEKDPILYMYQLLDDFKEGDLRIIPEINEVPPPDLDLELMDGLIGKHVEYAKEDGSKRVGMVIHQVEARPSVYFIKFEDDFHIYVYDLVKKM; from the exons ATGACCTCGGAGGAGCCCAGAG ACATGGAACCCGGACCCAGTACCCTGGATAGCAGGACCCAAGTGACTGAACAGCAGCCCAGCAGGCCTAGAGgtgggcaggaggatcataacACCAACCGGGCTGCAGATGCCATCAACGCAAACGCTGCCCAGGGAAGGCCAATCAACAGATCCTCATCCCCAGCCCAAAATAACATCGTGGGCCGCAGAATTTCTCACGAGTGGAAGGAAGACAATGGGCGCATCACCCATTGGAAGGGAACTGTTCTGGATCAGATTTCTATAAAACCCTCTCTCTATCTGGTAAAATATGATGGTGTTGACTGTGTCTATGGGTTGGAACTTCATAGAGACAAGAGGGTAATTTCCCTTAAACTTCTCTCTGACAAGGTAGACACATCCCAAGTCCCTGATCCCATCCTTGCTGATACAATCATTGGCAAAGCAGTGGAGCACATGTTTGAGGGGGAGCATGGCTGTAAGGACGAATGGAGGGGGATGGTCCTGGCCCAAGCGCCTATCTTAAAGTCCTGGTTTTATATTACCTATGAAAAAGACCCAATCTTATACATGTACCAGCTTTTGGATGATTTTAAAGAGGGAGACCTCCGTATCATACCAGAGATCAATGAGGTTCCTCCACCAGACTTGGACCTGGAACTTATGGATGGTCTTATAGGTAAACACGTGGAGTATGCCAAAGAGGATGGCTCCAAAAGAGTTGGCATGGTGATTCACCAAGTTGAAGCCAGGCCCTCtgtatatttcataaaatttgaGGATGATTTCCACATCTATGTCTATGACCTCGTGAAAAAGATGTGA